The genomic stretch ATTTTTTGCCGGATGTCTTCGGATAAGGCATGTGCAGGTTTTCGCCCCCGGTTTTTGTGAATGACTCCGTTTTCATCCTCCTCAAGGACTCGTTTTTTGAGGCGATAAACCTGACGAAGACTTAGCGATAACAATTCGGCAGCTTGTTTTCCCGTGATATACCCTTCGATCCATTGACTAATCACTTTGTAACGCTTCAATTCTTTTTTGCTCAATGGAATTCGCTCCTGTCTCATACTGACATTTTCACTGAAGCGTTACAATATGACAATATCACAGACGAACAACACCGGCAGCATGCTTGCATTTACAAAATCTTAATCTAAATTTAGAATAGATTAATAGAATCTTTAAGGAGCGAATCCCGATGGAAAAAAATACATCCTGCGGCCGTCGGCCTGTTCTGTTTCGCAAGAAAGCCGCAGCCGAATTCACACGGAAGAAAGCTGCCGACAGGGGAAGCGGCCTGGGCATGCCCCTTTTGGCAAACGCCGGTTTTCCCGGCGAAGCCGTTTCCGGGACCGGCCGGGAACAAAGGGTTGACGGACGACCGGGCAATCGCGGGGAAGCAAGGTCCCATTTTCGGAAGGGCAGCGGGGAAGCCGTCCACTCGCCGGCAGATGCGGCAAGTTTGCTAAAACAGCGGGAACGGGTTGGCTGAAGCGGCGATGGCAAGGGAGATCTTGATCGAAATCTACCTGGCTTTTTTCAAAGCCGTTTTTGCCCTTTTCAAGTGGCTTCCCCTGCAAGAAAAGGTGACCTTTGTCGTATCCTTTAAAGCGAATCCCCTGGCGGTCTATAAAGAAATGGAACGGTTAAATTTCCCAGGAAAAGTGGTTTTCCTTTGCAAAGGAAACTGTTACCGCTCCGTGAAAAATACGGTGAAGGAAAAGGTTTACCGAATCGAGTCGAACCATTTGTTCCATGAACTGGCTGGGATCTACCATCTCGCCACCTCAAAAGCGATCATCGTCGACAATTATTACGGTTTTTTGGCGGCGGCCTCCTTTAAAAAAGGGGTAGAGTGCATTCAGATTTGGCATGCCGCCGGGGCCGTGAAGACCTTCGGCTTGAAGGACAAGACGATCCGAAATCGGTCAAAGCGCGCGTTGAAAAGATTCAAAAAGGTTTACAAGCAATTTCATAAAGTGGTCGTCGGCTCGGAGGAATTCGGGAAAATATTCCAGGAAGCCTTCCAGCTTTCCGAAGCGAACATCCTGCCCACCGGCGTCCCGCGGACGGACTTTTTTTATGACCGGGAACGGCATGAAGAAATCCGGAAGGATTTTTACCGGAAATATCCCGAATTAAAAGGAAAGAAAATCGTCTTGTACGCCCCCACTTACCGGGATTATGAGGAAGAAAGAGCTCTCTCCCTAGACGTCGGCCGTTTGTATGAACGCTGGAAAGGGGAATACGCCCTGCTGATCCGGCTGCATCCCTCCGTACAAGACCGGCTGGATTTCGACGATTACAAAGGATTCGCCTACGATTTTTCCCGCTATCCGGAGATCAATGACCTGCTGGTAATCACCGATTATTTGGTTTCCGACTATTCTTCGGTTCCTTTTGAATATGCCATCCTGGAAAAGCCGATGGTCTTTTTCCCTTACGACCTGGAAAAATATGAAAGGGAAAGGGGCCTGTGGAAAAAATATGAGGAATTGGTTCCCGGGCCGATCGTCCGGTCCACGGAGGAGCTGATCGCCTGCATTGAGAACGATTCCTTTGACAGGGAAAAGATCAGGGCATTTAAAGAAACATGGAACGCCTATTCCCAAGGTTTTTCCAGCCGGAATCTCGTCCTGTACCTGTCCGATTCCCTGGCGCTCCCGCAAGTCCAGAAACGGGGCATGGAAACGACGCCGCTTTAATAGTTTCCTCGGACGAAAATCGCGGTTCCCTGTTTGACGTGGGGGGAGCCGCTTTTTTTTTGAAATTTTCCATGCCGGCCAAGCTTGTCCGGCGAAAATGGGGCCGCCCCTTTGAAAACGGTCCATGGTTGCCGTCCGATCGGATATTTTTTGCGCCAAACGTCCCGCTCTGTACAAGGCGAAAAGGACCATGGATGCTGGCCAAAGCTGGCGCAACCAAATGGGACGGATACAAGATTCTTTTGCCCTGTGGCACCCGATTGGCCCATGCGCAAAGGAGATTTTCCCGTATGGAATGGAAAGCAGGGGACAAAACAACATGTTTACGAAAGAAAAATATAAGTTTTGCCGGCGGCAGGCCTTTGCGCCTCCCGCTTTTTTTGATGGAAAGGAAAACGGCCGGGGACAGCTTTGTCGGGGTTCCACAACCGTTCAACAAAATAGGACACGCGGGCTCCGGCTGGTATAAAAAACTGGGGCCAAGTTTGGTCGGACTTTTGACAAAAGTTCGAGAAAAGCGATGCGATCGGTTTCCGTTCAAAAACCGTTCAAAAAAAGGGTTCCGATTTCAATTATACTAGTGAACGGGGACAGCATAGACGATGGGAACGGCGCGGATTTCTTTATGGAGATAGCCGGAAGTATCGCCTCCGGACGAAAGGGGACGGAAATCAGAAAGGCGAACCACGGAAAGAGTTTGGTCGGCGGGGGGATTTTTTCCGCGGTGCCGGACCCGAAGGATGCGGTGTTGAAGATGACCTGAAAAGCAGGTGGAAAGCCTTCAACGGCACTTGACCCTAAGGATGCGGCGTTGAAGATGATCCGGCGGAAAGCATGAGCGAATCGGGGCCTATGATTAACAATGGATGCGGCGTTGAAGATGATCCGGACCGTGGCTGTTTGCGCGCAAGGTTGCACGAAAGCCTCGCGACGGAAGCCGGTCCGGGAGGCGGGGTATTTCCGATAAATAAATTCCAATCGCCATGTAACATAATCGTGGAAATTTCGTCAAAAAATGTTAGGATAGATAGGGAAAGATTTTCCGGTCGGCTGCTTCATTCCCTGATTAACGGCGCCGCCTTTAGGGAACATTGACTATAGGCAATATTGCGGTAAGATAGATATAACAGATTTTTTCCTTTCCTGTTTTAAGGAGGATCATTCATGGCCCTTTCGTTTTTGGCAAGCTTCGTGATTTCATTGGTTTTGACGCCGTTCATGATATTCCTGGCCAAAAGATGGAAAATCGTTGACCGCCCGAACGAAAGAAAGGTGCATCAACATGAAATCCCGTTGCTGGGCGGCCTGGCGATCTATCTCGGTTTTTTGGTTTCCATCCTTTTTTTGCAGCCTTCCCATCCGGTCCATTTTCCGCTTTTGCTCGCCGGCCTCGTCATACTCATTACGGGGCTGATCGATGATAAATATTCCATCCCGGCGTGGCAAAAGCTGGCCGGCCAATTCATCGCCGCAACCATCATCATTTTTTTCGGCGACATTACCGTTACCTATATTAACGTTCCGTGGGGAGGCGTTTTGGAATTCGGCATCTTCAGCATTCCGATCACCTATTTATGGATCATCGGCGTGACGAATGCCATCAATTTGATCGACGGATTGGACGGCCTTTCCGCGGGCGTTTCCGCCATCGCCCTGCTCGCCATGAGCGGCATGGCCTTCATCATGGAAGATGCTTACGTTTTTTCCATGGCCGTTCTTCTCGTCGGCAGCATCCTCGGGTTTCTGCCTTACAATTTTTATCCGGCAAAGATCTTCATGGGCGACACAGGGGCCCTTTTTCTCGGTTTTATGATCTCCGTCTTGTCGTTGTTGGGATTTAAAAACATCACCTTCATTTCCTTCATTGTGCCGATACTGATTCTGGGGGTTCCGCTTTCAGATACGATCTTTGCGATCATCCGGCGGATCGTCCACAAAAAGCCGATCAGCAAGCCGGACCGGTCCCATCTGCACCATTGCCTGCTGAATCTCGGCTTTACCCACCGGCAGACGGTGATCATCATTTATGCCATCAGTTCCCTGTTTGCCCTGTTCGCGTTCATCTTCTCGATGACGACCGTTTGGGGATCGATCCTGCTGTTGGCCATCGTGATCGTTTCCCTCGAGATTTTCATTGAGAAAATCGGCCTCATCAGCCAGAGCTACAAGCCGCTATTAAGGATATTCGAAGGATTGCGGGATTTCGGCCGTTCCCGGAACCGGTAAAGCCCGGTCGGCATACCGGGCAGGCAGGCGTGGGCGCGCCCGCCTCAAATAATGGTTTGCGGCGAACGCCCGATTTCGCCATGCATTCCTTCAGCAATTTTGGATTGAACCGATTCGGACAAGCTGCGGAAGATTTTTCCGCGGCTTTTTCTTTTTTGGTCCTTTGTCAAATGTTGGGGTGGGGGCATACGGCCTTACCCCACATGGCCCCCGATTCTTTTATACTTGTATGTAAGCAGTATCCTGGTCCTTGCGGACCCGCGTCTCGCCGTAACAACCTTTGTTCATCCACTCATCTTGGACCTTGTCCATTTCCGTTTCCATGCCTTAAGAATGGGCCGCCCACTTTATGTTCCGCTCCCCTTCAAAACATCACCGTTGCCGATGGATGGGGATGTGCACCGGGAAAGGACCGCAATTCCTGCAGCATGTTGCCTTTGCCTATGGCTAAAGATTTGCGCCGGGCAGGGCCCGCCGTCCTTAACGGGCAAAACATCGATGCTGCCTGCGGGATGGGGCGTTGCATAGCGGGAAGGGCCAGGTCCTTGATACGCAGAATAGCCAACGGATAGAGCTGTACGTGGGCAAGGGATTGCTCTTCCTCATCTGGCAAACATGGAGTTTGCCAGTATGGTCCATTGGGAGTGGACACGCCCCGATCCGCCTCTTTCCGCTTTGCCTCTCGTGGCGGGGGGCGATGCCGTCCGCTGTCCTGAGAATTTTTGATCCGGAAAAAGTCAATGAGCGGAGGGCGTTTCCCGATCCGAATGCGCCCGCCCGGCTTCAGACACCGTCCGCATCCCTTACTTGGCATCTGGAGAAGAAAAACGAAAAAATGGAAAAAAGTGTATTGACAGCCGATGTGTATTAAGCATATAATACACATGAAGTGTATTACACGCTTAATACATTTTTTATGCCGGCGGTGTATTAAGCTGTTAATACACAAAGGACGGGATCCAGAAATCCAATCGACCGGGAGTTTTGCCAATGACAGTGAATTTCAATAATCGGGAACCGGTATATGTCCAAATCATCCGGTATTTCAAGGAACAGATCGCCAAAGGGGTTTTTGAGCCGGGGCAGGAAATCCCGTCCAGAAGGGAGCTTGCCCATTGGTTGAAGGTCAATCCAAATACGGTGCAAAGGGCGTATAAGGAAATGGAAAATCAAGGATTAATTTTTACCGAAGGAAATTTGCCAAGCCGAGTCACCAGGGACGAGAAAATTTTGCGGTCGGTGCGGGAGGAGCTCATAATGGAGGCGGTCCACGCCTTCGTATCCACCGTCCAATCGATCAATGTCCCGGTCGAGGAGGCGGTCGCGCTGGTCAGGGAATTTTACGGGAAAACGGGAGAGAAAGAGGGGGACCGGAATGATCGAAGTGAAAAATATTAAGAAAAAATTCGGCCGGAAACAGGTCCTGAAAGGGGTCAGCTTTACGGCGAAAAAGGGAGAGATCACCTGCCTGATCGGGGTCAACGGCGTCGGCAAAACGACGATCCTGAAGGCGATCATGGGGCTCACCCCCTATTACGGAGGGGAGATCCTGATCAACGGGAAAAGGATCCATAAAGGGACCTATGAAAAAATCACCTTTATCCCGGACGCCTTCATCATGCCGTCCTCCATGAAGATTTCCGAGGCGATGGCGTTTATGAAGGATTTTTATGCCGGCTGG from Caldibacillus debilis DSM 16016 encodes the following:
- a CDS encoding helix-turn-helix domain-containing protein codes for the protein MSKKELKRYKVISQWIEGYITGKQAAELLSLSLRQVYRLKKRVLEEDENGVIHKNRGRKPAHALSEDIRQK
- a CDS encoding CDP-glycerol glycerophosphotransferase family protein, producing MAEAAMAREILIEIYLAFFKAVFALFKWLPLQEKVTFVVSFKANPLAVYKEMERLNFPGKVVFLCKGNCYRSVKNTVKEKVYRIESNHLFHELAGIYHLATSKAIIVDNYYGFLAAASFKKGVECIQIWHAAGAVKTFGLKDKTIRNRSKRALKRFKKVYKQFHKVVVGSEEFGKIFQEAFQLSEANILPTGVPRTDFFYDRERHEEIRKDFYRKYPELKGKKIVLYAPTYRDYEEERALSLDVGRLYERWKGEYALLIRLHPSVQDRLDFDDYKGFAYDFSRYPEINDLLVITDYLVSDYSSVPFEYAILEKPMVFFPYDLEKYERERGLWKKYEELVPGPIVRSTEELIACIENDSFDREKIRAFKETWNAYSQGFSSRNLVLYLSDSLALPQVQKRGMETTPL
- a CDS encoding glycosyltransferase family 4 protein gives rise to the protein MALSFLASFVISLVLTPFMIFLAKRWKIVDRPNERKVHQHEIPLLGGLAIYLGFLVSILFLQPSHPVHFPLLLAGLVILITGLIDDKYSIPAWQKLAGQFIAATIIIFFGDITVTYINVPWGGVLEFGIFSIPITYLWIIGVTNAINLIDGLDGLSAGVSAIALLAMSGMAFIMEDAYVFSMAVLLVGSILGFLPYNFYPAKIFMGDTGALFLGFMISVLSLLGFKNITFISFIVPILILGVPLSDTIFAIIRRIVHKKPISKPDRSHLHHCLLNLGFTHRQTVIIIYAISSLFALFAFIFSMTTVWGSILLLAIVIVSLEIFIEKIGLISQSYKPLLRIFEGLRDFGRSRNR
- a CDS encoding GntR family transcriptional regulator, with the translated sequence MTVNFNNREPVYVQIIRYFKEQIAKGVFEPGQEIPSRRELAHWLKVNPNTVQRAYKEMENQGLIFTEGNLPSRVTRDEKILRSVREELIMEAVHAFVSTVQSINVPVEEAVALVREFYGKTGEKEGDRNDRSEKY